A region from the Wolbachia endosymbiont of Folsomia candida genome encodes:
- a CDS encoding collagenase — MAINRQANKGITKEDYFNNNGKGFDSPYIIKINDLNIKVEVYSHNLRASKIAKAESEIRETASNFKSAFGLERSGSEQTFKIYMFDDKADYTNLGGNEDFDFRLGNEGGKIYYRGEPGKFVEMFVYQQGGVYNLQHEFAHGLTYYATGGKSLPTVLMEGIADYFEHHSDHKFNSQGSSIDRTEGSKLDLSKILNLEYSANSEENSLVYKTGQALVMYLQEKHPNLLSDYLSALGAGDSGKSQNFLNQITQHNDDFKDWLSSNNTETAMREINALQVTKGEYIATKKEVVDGEIKDVSYYRANIEKMNGDEVGSFSPVEHTSFHDVIRATNKATGDLLQISKGEYSFLKVVSTLDGKYKITYSNKDGGEYKDSQEYKKQVVKLLSKYDENIKQTYDDGLKDLNQQRPVKYAEINAEYREGKISYEEYSDKHRSIPSWYEKSKSSLLDEMIKTGLKQVKATKGTDAEKILEELICIDPNLIRSASHIDLQEGKIFTLKALGQGMDGALSLYDGNTKLGELLSETGLFKQVEGSNKESFFFGDTLHGLYVKYDGGAYMAITKEGGQYKASLIDGRKVQSDEYFDKPHLHENELLSPSVNHIQQEDLESLLLKDTEILDHKDSKHAQYSDEQKASGVIVEKGRLLDNKGTDRTDDDVHEAVVKQGDEALHAFKNMGFYVREEVMDEAGNVTHESALFIHDYGANVRFQFPNSITHLKLVQKGGEYKLVPATRDGNEHPEGMPDISDEYRYIDPVFAHEYETREYSHKHVNIGLINFDKYSPGKLFAVKHDPNDYSIQRNSSGEIVRSNGQAYFTKVKLFDGDEEVGMLSNNFHNFKGKIFFSADYNYSYNDFLASVSPQVEVEDMEDGSKKITFDQGKGDIGDTNRGYTDHQRIFTKGKQAETQKQQVSKEQDNPEYDTPESFSYGTPGVIAQVASDAWSGISDWWSGSKQEEKSEAKIVTESKTHSGQSSLRGLAGMSRDDEMQSDQPQQGLSKSTRPVAHKQEQVVLKDTILKIEKSRDQDSDGKHKVNVVIDYNDIKSLYHRAEGADKQSVLKFWHKLHASEYKVGVLPEEKYYFKDSKFVIHDSDAKKLVVLPADKISIKIMKLGADYDLVITNENGKVIGDVSRVDHLNYELLSDASGFSLETFDSIELSDLHSEYDSYLISGLGGKMFDCPSYHNHDHDLI; from the coding sequence ATGGCGATCAATCGACAAGCAAATAAAGGTATAACTAAAGAAGATTATTTTAACAACAATGGCAAAGGATTCGATTCACCATATATTATAAAAATTAATGATTTGAATATTAAAGTAGAAGTCTATTCTCACAATTTAAGAGCAAGTAAAATTGCTAAAGCTGAAAGTGAGATCAGAGAAACAGCCTCTAATTTTAAAAGTGCTTTTGGGTTAGAACGCAGCGGCTCAGAACAAACATTTAAAATTTACATGTTTGATGATAAAGCTGACTACACCAACCTTGGTGGAAATGAAGATTTTGATTTCAGACTTGGTAATGAGGGTGGTAAAATTTACTACAGAGGAGAACCAGGAAAATTTGTTGAAATGTTTGTCTATCAACAAGGTGGAGTTTACAATCTTCAACATGAATTTGCACATGGGTTAACTTACTATGCTACAGGAGGTAAATCTTTGCCTACGGTATTGATGGAGGGTATTGCAGATTATTTTGAGCATCACTCCGATCATAAATTCAATTCTCAAGGGTCAAGTATTGATAGAACTGAAGGTTCAAAGCTGGATTTGAGCAAAATTTTGAATTTGGAGTATTCAGCTAACAGCGAAGAAAATAGCTTGGTATATAAAACAGGTCAAGCATTGGTAATGTATTTACAAGAAAAACATCCAAACTTGCTAAGTGATTATCTAAGCGCTTTAGGTGCAGGTGATTCAGGTAAGTCACAAAATTTCTTAAACCAAATAACGCAGCATAATGATGACTTTAAAGATTGGCTCAGTTCTAATAATACAGAAACTGCAATGAGAGAAATAAATGCTCTGCAAGTAACAAAAGGAGAATATATAGCAACTAAAAAAGAAGTAGTAGACGGGGAAATTAAAGATGTATCTTACTATAGAGCAAATATTGAAAAAATGAATGGCGATGAAGTAGGAAGTTTTTCTCCTGTAGAACACACGTCATTTCATGATGTTATTCGTGCAACTAACAAAGCAACAGGTGATCTCTTACAGATATCAAAAGGAGAGTATAGTTTTTTAAAAGTAGTAAGTACTCTCGATGGAAAGTATAAGATCACTTATTCTAATAAAGATGGAGGTGAATATAAAGATAGCCAAGAATATAAGAAGCAGGTTGTGAAATTATTATCAAAATATGATGAAAATATAAAACAAACTTACGATGATGGGTTAAAAGATCTGAATCAACAAAGGCCAGTGAAATATGCTGAAATAAATGCAGAATATCGCGAAGGAAAAATTTCTTACGAGGAATATTCAGACAAACATCGTTCAATTCCTTCTTGGTATGAGAAATCAAAAAGCTCCTTACTTGATGAGATGATAAAAACTGGTTTAAAGCAAGTAAAAGCAACCAAGGGCACTGATGCTGAGAAGATATTAGAAGAATTAATTTGTATTGATCCAAATTTGATAAGAAGTGCAAGCCATATTGATCTACAAGAAGGTAAAATATTTACTTTAAAAGCTCTTGGCCAAGGAATGGATGGAGCACTATCTTTATACGATGGCAATACAAAGCTTGGAGAATTATTAAGCGAAACTGGATTGTTTAAGCAAGTTGAAGGCAGCAATAAAGAATCTTTCTTTTTTGGAGATACATTACATGGCCTGTATGTAAAATATGATGGTGGCGCTTATATGGCAATTACAAAAGAGGGTGGTCAGTATAAAGCATCTCTTATAGATGGGAGAAAGGTTCAAAGTGATGAGTATTTTGATAAGCCTCACTTACATGAAAATGAATTGTTAAGCCCGAGTGTTAATCATATTCAACAAGAAGATCTAGAGTCTTTATTGCTTAAAGACACTGAGATTTTAGATCACAAAGATTCAAAACATGCTCAATATTCTGACGAGCAAAAGGCAAGTGGAGTAATAGTAGAAAAAGGAAGATTGTTAGACAATAAAGGAACAGATAGAACAGATGATGATGTACACGAAGCAGTTGTGAAGCAAGGAGATGAAGCGTTACATGCCTTCAAAAATATGGGGTTTTATGTGCGTGAAGAAGTTATGGATGAAGCAGGTAATGTTACTCACGAAAGCGCATTATTTATTCATGATTATGGAGCAAATGTAAGATTTCAATTCCCAAACAGTATTACTCACCTGAAATTAGTACAAAAAGGTGGGGAATATAAGCTTGTTCCAGCGACAAGAGATGGTAACGAACACCCTGAAGGTATGCCAGATATATCAGATGAGTATAGATATATTGACCCAGTGTTTGCACATGAATATGAGACGAGAGAGTATTCTCATAAACATGTAAATATAGGCCTTATAAATTTTGATAAATATAGCCCTGGTAAGCTTTTCGCTGTTAAACATGATCCAAATGATTACAGCATACAGAGAAACTCTAGCGGTGAAATAGTTCGATCAAATGGACAGGCATATTTTACTAAGGTAAAATTATTTGATGGTGATGAAGAAGTGGGCATGCTATCTAATAATTTTCATAATTTCAAAGGTAAAATATTCTTTTCTGCTGATTATAATTACAGCTATAACGATTTCTTGGCATCTGTCTCTCCTCAAGTTGAAGTGGAAGATATGGAAGATGGAAGTAAGAAAATAACTTTTGATCAGGGTAAGGGTGATATAGGTGATACTAATAGAGGGTATACAGACCATCAGAGGATATTTACAAAAGGGAAGCAAGCTGAAACCCAAAAACAACAAGTAAGTAAGGAGCAAGATAATCCAGAATATGATACGCCAGAAAGTTTCAGTTATGGCACTCCTGGTGTTATTGCACAAGTTGCTAGTGATGCTTGGAGTGGTATATCTGATTGGTGGTCAGGTAGCAAGCAGGAAGAAAAGTCTGAAGCAAAAATAGTTACAGAGAGCAAAACTCATAGCGGGCAGTCATCGTTGCGAGGCTTAGCAGGAATGAGCAGAGATGATGAAATGCAGTCTGATCAACCACAGCAAGGTTTATCAAAATCAACAAGACCAGTGGCACATAAACAAGAACAGGTGGTATTGAAAGATACAATCTTAAAAATAGAAAAGAGCCGTGATCAAGATTCAGATGGAAAGCACAAGGTAAATGTTGTTATAGATTACAATGACATAAAATCCTTGTATCACAGAGCGGAAGGAGCAGACAAGCAATCTGTCTTAAAATTTTGGCATAAATTGCATGCATCAGAATATAAGGTTGGTGTTTTACCAGAAGAAAAATACTACTTTAAAGATAGTAAATTCGTAATTCATGATAGTGATGCAAAGAAACTTGTAGTGTTACCTGCAGATAAAATATCTATCAAGATAATGAAGCTTGGAGCTGACTATGATCTTGTTATAACTAATGAGAATGGTAAAGTGATAGGCGATGTTAGTAGAGTTGATCATTTAAACTATGAATTACTGTCAGATGCAAGTGGTTTTAGCTTAGAAACATTCGATAGTATAGAGCTATCTGATCTACATAGTGAATATGACTCTTACCTAATCAGTGGCTTGGGAGGAAAAATGTTTGATTGTCCAAGTTATCATAATCATGATCACGACTTAATCTAA